GACATTCTGAGGGACAAGGAAGTTGAAGTGACGAAGGTAGAGGCCAAGGATCCGCTCGCCATAGGAGGATCCCCTAGGAACATGAGGGAGGAGCTAGCGAAGAAAGGGTTTAGTGTGTGGGAAGCCAAGATAAAGTACTACGACTGCTACGTGTATGACAGAGGGCTGATACCCGGCTGCTCTTACGAAGTGGATGATTCAGGAAATGTGGTTAGATTACATGAGGACAGCGAGATCCCCCAAGAGTTCAGGCATTTAGACGAGAGGACCAGGGAGATACTCTCTTCCATGATACCCCTATTCGACGAACCTTCTCCACACCTAAAGAGAGTTGCCGTCGATATAGAGGTACTAGCCACTCTAGACAGGATGCCCGACCCCTCGAAGCCGGATAAACCTGTGGCGGCAGCGGCATTGGTTGACAGTGACGGTCAGAAGGAGGTTCATGTGCTGCTGCGGGGCGGAGAGGTGCCAGATACCCTACCCAATGGAGCTCGACTGTTCAAGTATGAGAACGAGGGTAGGTTGATCCGCTCCGTCCTGGACAGGATCTCACAATATCCACTGGTCTTCACGTACAACGGCGATAACTTCGACATGCCCTACCTAGCTAGGAGGGCTAGGGAATTGGGAGTGAGGGACTGGCCAGTAAGGTTGGAGAGGGACAGAGCTCTTCTAGACACAGGAATGCACGTAGATCTCTATAAACTCTTTAGCAACAAGTCAATTCAGGTTTACGTGTTCAACAATAAGTACTTAGGTTACACGTTAGATGAGGTGGCTGAGGCCTTACTCGGTGAGAGGAAGATTGAACTGGGCACTAGAGACTTTTACTCTGTTGATGTCAGAGAACTAGCTGAATACTGCTTGCAGGATGCGGAATTGACCTTCAAGCTGGGAAATATCGGGGAGGGCGAGCTGATCAGACTACTCTTCCTCCTCTCTAGGATAAGCAAGATGTCCTTGGAGGAGGTATCTAGGCAGGGAGTCTCCTCATGGATCAGGAACATGATATTCTTCGAATACAGGAGGAGGAACTGGCTCATACCGGAACAGGACGAGATAAAGGCGGTCAGAGGAGAGAGGACCTACTCCCAGGCGATAATAAAGGGGAAGAAGTATATGGGTGCCATAGTGCTTGAGCCAGTTCCGGGCGTCCATTTCAATGTGGCGGTGATGGACTTCGCGAGCCTATATCCCTCCATAATTGGCAGGTGGAAAGTAAGCTTCGAGACGATAAACTGCCCACACGAGGACTGCAGAGAGAACAGGCCGGTGGAGGAACTGCCTCACTGGATATGTAGGAAGGGGCTCGGTATAGTCCCCTACCTCATACAGGCGTTGAGGGACATGAGGGTGAGGAGGTACAAGAAGAGGGCTAAAGAGGAGAAGGACGAGCACATGAGAAGATGGTTCGACACGGTTCAGAGGAGCTTGAAGGTCTTCCTTAACGCTAGCTACGGGGTGTTCGGGTATGAGAACTTCCCTCTGTACTCCCCACCTGCCGCCGAGACCATCACTGCATTGGCCAGGAAGGCTATGCTCCTATCGATAGAGGAAGCTAGGAAAATGGGCTTGGAGGTCATTTACGGTGACACCGATTCTCTATTCATCAAGGGTGCAACTCAAGAGGAAATAGAACGGTTAGAGGAGGCAGTAGAATCCAAGTTGGGTATAGATCTGGAGCTGGACAAGTGGTATCGGTACGTGGTCCTCTCTCGTCTGAAGAAGAACTACTTGGGAGTGACCGTGGACGGAGTAATTGATGTGAAAGGGCTCCTCGGGAAGAAGAGGAACATTCCACTGTTCGTCAAGAAGGCGTTTGATGAGGTGCTGGAGATACTCAGAAAGGTGAAAACTCCCGATCAGTTCGAGGAGGCCAGGGAGAAGGTAGCTGAGACGATAAGGTCCTATGTGAAAAGGCTGGAAGCTGGAGAGTTCGATCTGGAGGAGTTGGCCTTCAAGACCATGCTGACTAGGAACTTGAACAGCTACAAGAAGACCACCCCTCAGCACGTCAAGGTGGCGAGGATGCTTGAGAGCATGGGAAGGAGGGTGGTGGCCGGTCAAGTGATCAGATACGTGAAGGTGAGGGGTAGAGAAGGTGTGATGCCCCTCGAACTCGCCAAAAAAGCCCAGATAGATAAGGGAAAGTACTTGGAGATAATGAAGACCACATTCGAGCAGATACTCGATTCCCTAGACATGGACTTCGACGATATAGTGAAGGAGAGGAGATCAACGAGCCTTGAGGAATTCTTCTAACTTCTTCTTCACCATCTTGCTGACTATAGATCCGTCTATCTTCCCCCTGACCTCCTTCATCACCTCACCCATGACCATGCCGTAAGCCCTCTCTCCCCTCTCCCTTACCTTGGACGAGAGTTTCTCGAGGACCTGTTCTATCACCTTGTCCAACTCATCGACCGACATGCGATGGGTCTTCACGTACTCCTCGGCTCTGGAGTACTCTCCCCTGGAAAGAGACCTCAGCACTTCGGGCACGGCCTCCTTAGCCAGCGATCCTTCTCCAAGTAACTTAGCTATCTCCTCAAAGTGCTCCTCCCTCAGATTCTCCACGGGTTCGCCCTCTCTCTTCAAGGACCTGACCATTGAGACGAGCATCGACGCTAGAAATCTGGTAGGCACTCCGTACCTACTCAACTTCTCGAAGAGCTCCACTTTCCCTTCATCGAATATCTCCCAAGCCAACTCCTCAGTCAGGTCGTATCTCTCCATCAGCTCCCTGACCTGATCCTCCGGCATGGGAGGGAGCCCCTTTATCCTCTCCAGTACGGGCCTCAAGTTCACAGGCATGACATCGGTTTCGGGATACATCCTAGCGGAACCAGGCATGGGTCTCATGAAGGCGGTGTTTCCGTCTGGGAGGGCTCTCCTAGTTTCGTTGGGTACTCCCCTGAGAGCTTGCTTTAACCTCTTCCTCACGGAGTCCAGAGCCAGTTTGGCGGCATCCTCCCTCCCCAGAACGAGCACGAAGGAATCTCCTTCATCACATCCGAGCAGCTCCCTGACCTCATTCACCTCATCCTCTCCTATCCCATAGCTAGGTAGCTCGTCCCCATGGAGGATGCCCTTAACTCCACCGAAGACCTTGGCATAATCAGCTAGCTCCGTCCCGAATCTCCTCCCTGGCTGTAGCTCCTTTCCCAATATCCCACTGAAACCCTTGACTTTAATGCCGTAGACCTTCTCACCCCTAGATAGGGCCTTCGTTATCAACTTCGACTTGGAGGACGAGAAAGCGGAGGTCACATCGACGATGGGGACATCCAGATCCTCCTCCTTCACGTCCCTACTCCTCAGCTCATCCCTTATGCTGAGGAGGTTAAGCTGCCTCATAACCTCTCTCCTTATTATCTCCGGGATGAGATCCAAGTCCTGAACGCCTTTTATCTCCTGCCTGGCGCCGCCCTCTATGGAAACGTTTATGTCCTGCCTGATGGTACCCAACCCCCTCTGAACCTTACCTGTCGCTCTAAGTATCCTCCCGAGCTTCAATGCCGCCTCTCTGGCCTGTTCAGGGTACATAATATCGGGCTCGGTCGCCAACTCCACCAAGGGGATGCCCAGTCTGTCGAGCCTGTACCTAGCTCTCTCGGGCTTACTTTCAACGATATAGGCTGACTCCTCCTCCAGACAGAGGGTCGCCATCCTGACCCTGCCCCACTTTGTCTCTATCCCGCTGCCCTCCCCACCCAGTGCTACTAAAGCGGTCCTCTGGAATCCAGTAGTATTGCTTCCATCGACGACTATCTTCCTCATGACATGGACCTCGTCCACGGGCTCCATCCCCAGCATCAGCGCTATGGTCAGGGAGATCTCTAAGGCCTCCTCGTTCATTGGATGGGGTGGCGCCTCGTCAGCCTCCACCTCGCAGGTGGTGTCGTAGTAGATCCCGTAGAGAAAATCTCTCTTCCTCAACGACTCGAACCTAGCGGCCGGATCTATAGTACCTAACTCGCTGTAAGAGACACTCAGTCTTCTCCTGATCCACTCATGGGGCTCATCTTCTCTCATTATTGAGGGACAACTGCAGAACAACTTGTGAGTGTCGAGCCTCTGATGGATCTCCAGCCCGACCTTGAGACCCACCTTTTCGTAATTGATGTCCACGTAATCACCTCCAACACGGCGGAAATACGTTTAGTCCTAGGTGAGCGCCCAGCTCCCCGGCGATGTTCGTCTGCATGATCCTCCTGATCTCCTCCATGTCGCTGGTATGACCTAAAGCGTACATCAGCTTTATCAGAGCTACCTCAGGGAGCATATCCCCTCCCGGTATCACACCAGCCACTATGAGACGCCTTCCCGTCTCATACACTTGGAGGTCCACCCTGCCGAATAGGCACTGGGATGTTACGACCACGGGGACACCGCTGCTAACTATCTCCCCCACGGTAGGGATGAGCCAGCGGGGGACATGGCCCAATCCCGTCCCGGCTATCACTATACCCTTGAACCTCTCACCGGCATACCTAAGCATGTCCTCCGGCATACCGGGCCACACGTGGAGGAGGGCCACATTGGGCTCAAGTAGGTCGTCCAGCTCTACCCGGCTCCTTCCCTCTCTTCTGGGGTTGAACTTGTTGGACAACAACTCTATCTTCTCCCTCGTCACTTTAGCAATTGGAGGCTCGTTTACCGGCTGGAAAGCATCTCTCCTGGAGGTATGAAGCTTCCTCGCCTTCACCCCCCTTATCACGAAGGCATAGTCATCGTGTGGGCTCCCGTGCATCACAATGACGGACTCGGCAATGGGTCCTCGCGCCGCCACCCTTGCAGCAGCTATCAAGTTGAGGATAGCATCAGTGGATGGACGATCTATTGACCTTTGAGAGCCGACCAGAACGACCGGCTTATCTAGGTTACGCAGCATGAAGGCTAGGGCAGCCGCCGTGAAGTGCATGGTGTCGGTGCCATGGGCTATTATGACACCCTCTGCCCCCCTCCTTAACTCGTCGTAAACCGCCTTGGCTATCTTCCTCCAATGATCTGGGGTTAAATTCTCGCTGAACTCGGCAAACAGAGGCACATAATCTATGTTAACGATCTCAGCCAGCTCGGGTACTAGGTCAAGTAGCTCCTCTGGCTTCTCGTGGGCTATAACCGCCCCCGTAGAGTAGTCGATCCTAGAAGTGATGGTTCCCCCGGTCACTATGAGGGGAACGTAGGGTAGATCCTCCCTGAACCTGAGCGAGGGGACCTCCTTTCTCTGAATAGGCTTTCCCTTCTCCAGAACTTCTATCTCGACGCCATCTAGGTGTATCCCGACGTTATATCCGCTGTCCAGCTTTAGGATCACATGCTCATCGTCGAAAATCTCCGGTCGAGGTATCACGATTCCCTCGTATACAAGACTCCCTTTCCTTATTCTGATCCTATCGTAGTCCTCCACACCCAGAGAAGAGAGGATACGCTTGGCCTTTCCCCTATAGTGGAGAGTCATCGGTCCAGTCAACCGGTTCTACAGTAAAAAAGATTGGATGGAGGGTCACCCCAAGACAGGTCTGAACTTGTATGAGTAGGCTATAAGGCCAGATTCGCCGCTCACGCGCGTCTTCCTTATTACCATCTCTACCTCCATTCCTTCCTTGACCTCTTCTGGGTGCACATCCGTTAACTGTGAGAAGACACGCGTACCATCCTCCAGCTCTATTAGAGCTACGACGTACGGGGTGTAATACTCGTATCCTCTGGGGGCGTTCCAGATTACGGAGTAGTTGATGACCTTACCCCTTCTAGGCAGCGCCACCCTCTCAATGTTCTTGGATCCGCATACCGGACATACTCTCTCCTCCGGTAGCGTTTTATGACCGCAATCCTTGCACCTACCACCCTCCAACCTGTACCTAGCCGGGAGTTCCCTCCAATGGGCTGGGACACTCTGCCAATATGCCCACATAGATCACACCTCCCTCACCAAGTGTACAACCGAATTGGCCCCTAGACCGCCTACACTTAGAACGAGCCCATTCTTTGCACCAGGAACCTGCCAGCCCTCAGCCCTCTCAGTTATTTGCAGGAAAGCTTCTGCCATCTGATAGACGCCGGTCGCACCCACGGGATTCCCTCGGGCCTTCAAACCTCCCTCCGGATTGATGGGAGTGGAACCATCTCTCCGGGCATCTCCACTACTGAAGAGCAACGATGCCTTCCCCCTCTCCGCTAAACCGAGTTCTTCGACTTCCACGTATCCCATCACACTGGAGTAATCGTGGATCACGTAGAAGTCTGGCTTGAAGTCTTGAGATGCTTCGAGAGCCCTCTTGAAAGCAGCGCGCACTGAAGGTAACTGAGTCAGATCATTCCTGCGGTATATGGAGATGGTATCAGTCGCCTGACCGGATGAGACTATCTTGACGCTGTTTTCTTTACCTACGTCCTTGGAAAGTACCACTGCTGCAGCTCCATCACTGATAGGGGCGAGATCCAGCATCGTAACTGGTTCTGCTATTACTGGAGATGATTCATAGCTTTGGGGCTTCAGTTTAAACCTGAGCTGGGCATGAGGGGTCGTCGACGCGTTCTCATGCATTAGCAGGGGTAAATGGGAGAACTCTTCCTTCGGAACGTCGTACTTCTTCATGTAGGTCCGCATCATCATGGCATGCATGGATTCCAGTGTCCCCCCGGGGAAGGCCTCGTACTCAGAGTCTATGAAGGTAGAGAGGGCCGATGTGGAGTCCTCCAGCGATGTATAGTCGGTCATCTTCTCCACGCCCACCACGAGTACCTTCTCTGCGGTTCCGCTCACCACCAATGACTTGGCGAGTAGTATGGCGGCTCCCCCCGAGGCCCCAGCGGCCTCCACCTTGACTGCTGGTGTGCCCGCCATTCCCAGATGGGTGGCAACATAGGATGCGAGGTTCTCTTGGGCGTTTATAACCCCGGAAAGGGCGTTGGCGACGACTATGTAATCCACATCCTCGATTGATGCGTCCTCTAAGGCAGCTAGAGCCGCCTCCACAGCTAGGTGTCTCAGGGACTTATCCCAATGGTTGCCCACCTTGGTCAAACCCACACCTATCACATAGACCATGGCATCACCCCTGAGCATCTCAGTAGGCACTGAAGTCGTGGAGCATGCGGATCATCCTCCTGTACCTAGCGTAGGTAGTGTAATCGACGTACTCCTTTCTGGAGACGTAATCCATGGTTTTAGGTGCCAATCCTTGGACCTCCTCTATTCCCTCCTTCACCTCTATGTGGAACGCGTCACTCCCAGCTCCTGAACCGAACGACACGACCAGTATCTTCTGCCCGGGCTTGGCCTGATCCAAGACAGCCGCTAACCCGACCAAAGCCGATCCGCTATAGGTGTTTCCTATGTAAGGAGTTATTAGACCAGGCTTTATCTTATCCGGTGTGAATCCCAGCCTCGTCCCCACCCTCAGGGGGAACTTCCCATTCGGCTGGTGGAATATGGCGTAATCGTAATCCTCCGGCGTAGTACCCATCAGAGTCATGAGCTCCTTAGCTGCAGTCGTTATGTGCTTGAAGTAAGCTGGCTCTCCTGTGAAAGCCCTCGTGTGAGCCGGGTAGCGTTCATGTTGCCTCCTCCAGAAGTCAGGGGTATCAGTTACGTGTGAGAGGGAGGCCTCTATCACAGCCACTGACCTGTCCGCCGGTCCTAGGATGTAGGCGGCACCGCCAGCGGAGGCCGTGTACTCCAGCGCATCCCCTGGAGCGCCCTGAGCCGTGTCCGCTCCGACAGCTAGCCCGTAATCGATCATTCCAGAGCCTATCAGCCCTAAAATTGATTGAATGGCCTCCGTTCCGGCCTTACAGGCAAACTCATAGTCAGCACCTGTGGTGAGCCTGCCCTCCCCTCCAGCACCAAGGGCGTCGATCAGCATTGTGGCGGTTGTCTTAACCGCGTAGGGCTTGGACTCTGTCCCGACGTAGACTGCCCTGAGCTTCGACGCATCTATGCGCGCCCGCTTCAACGCATTGATTGACGCCTCATAGGCTATTGTGAAGGTGTCCTCGTCGATGCCTGGAACGCT
This genomic stretch from Thermoproteota archaeon harbors:
- a CDS encoding DNA-directed DNA polymerase I — its product is MDALGMTNRRGILLSVFYSGEDKAAVMKFYDPRRGEVFLVRDNTGHRPYLLTDAPADSLEEILSPSLAARLFKVSKVRKYDILRDKEVEVTKVEAKDPLAIGGSPRNMREELAKKGFSVWEAKIKYYDCYVYDRGLIPGCSYEVDDSGNVVRLHEDSEIPQEFRHLDERTREILSSMIPLFDEPSPHLKRVAVDIEVLATLDRMPDPSKPDKPVAAAALVDSDGQKEVHVLLRGGEVPDTLPNGARLFKYENEGRLIRSVLDRISQYPLVFTYNGDNFDMPYLARRARELGVRDWPVRLERDRALLDTGMHVDLYKLFSNKSIQVYVFNNKYLGYTLDEVAEALLGERKIELGTRDFYSVDVRELAEYCLQDAELTFKLGNIGEGELIRLLFLLSRISKMSLEEVSRQGVSSWIRNMIFFEYRRRNWLIPEQDEIKAVRGERTYSQAIIKGKKYMGAIVLEPVPGVHFNVAVMDFASLYPSIIGRWKVSFETINCPHEDCRENRPVEELPHWICRKGLGIVPYLIQALRDMRVRRYKKRAKEEKDEHMRRWFDTVQRSLKVFLNASYGVFGYENFPLYSPPAAETITALARKAMLLSIEEARKMGLEVIYGDTDSLFIKGATQEEIERLEEAVESKLGIDLELDKWYRYVVLSRLKKNYLGVTVDGVIDVKGLLGKKRNIPLFVKKAFDEVLEILRKVKTPDQFEEAREKVAETIRSYVKRLEAGEFDLEELAFKTMLTRNLNSYKKTTPQHVKVARMLESMGRRVVAGQVIRYVKVRGREGVMPLELAKKAQIDKGKYLEIMKTTFEQILDSLDMDFDDIVKERRSTSLEEFF
- the gatE gene encoding Glu-tRNA(Gln) amidotransferase subunit GatE translates to MDINYEKVGLKVGLEIHQRLDTHKLFCSCPSIMREDEPHEWIRRRLSVSYSELGTIDPAARFESLRKRDFLYGIYYDTTCEVEADEAPPHPMNEEALEISLTIALMLGMEPVDEVHVMRKIVVDGSNTTGFQRTALVALGGEGSGIETKWGRVRMATLCLEEESAYIVESKPERARYRLDRLGIPLVELATEPDIMYPEQAREAALKLGRILRATGKVQRGLGTIRQDINVSIEGGARQEIKGVQDLDLIPEIIRREVMRQLNLLSIRDELRSRDVKEEDLDVPIVDVTSAFSSSKSKLITKALSRGEKVYGIKVKGFSGILGKELQPGRRFGTELADYAKVFGGVKGILHGDELPSYGIGEDEVNEVRELLGCDEGDSFVLVLGREDAAKLALDSVRKRLKQALRGVPNETRRALPDGNTAFMRPMPGSARMYPETDVMPVNLRPVLERIKGLPPMPEDQVRELMERYDLTEELAWEIFDEGKVELFEKLSRYGVPTRFLASMLVSMVRSLKREGEPVENLREEHFEEIAKLLGEGSLAKEAVPEVLRSLSRGEYSRAEEYVKTHRMSVDELDKVIEQVLEKLSSKVRERGERAYGMVMGEVMKEVRGKIDGSIVSKMVKKKLEEFLKAR
- the gatD gene encoding Glu-tRNA(Gln) amidotransferase subunit GatD — translated: MTLHYRGKAKRILSSLGVEDYDRIRIRKGSLVYEGIVIPRPEIFDDEHVILKLDSGYNVGIHLDGVEIEVLEKGKPIQRKEVPSLRFREDLPYVPLIVTGGTITSRIDYSTGAVIAHEKPEELLDLVPELAEIVNIDYVPLFAEFSENLTPDHWRKIAKAVYDELRRGAEGVIIAHGTDTMHFTAAALAFMLRNLDKPVVLVGSQRSIDRPSTDAILNLIAAARVAARGPIAESVIVMHGSPHDDYAFVIRGVKARKLHTSRRDAFQPVNEPPIAKVTREKIELLSNKFNPRREGRSRVELDDLLEPNVALLHVWPGMPEDMLRYAGERFKGIVIAGTGLGHVPRWLIPTVGEIVSSGVPVVVTSQCLFGRVDLQVYETGRRLIVAGVIPGGDMLPEVALIKLMYALGHTSDMEEIRRIMQTNIAGELGAHLGLNVFPPCWR
- a CDS encoding Zn-ribbon domain-containing OB-fold protein, with product MWAYWQSVPAHWRELPARYRLEGGRCKDCGHKTLPEERVCPVCGSKNIERVALPRRGKVINYSVIWNAPRGYEYYTPYVVALIELEDGTRVFSQLTDVHPEEVKEGMEVEMVIRKTRVSGESGLIAYSYKFRPVLG
- a CDS encoding hydroxymethylglutaryl-CoA synthase, with product MRASRRVGIVGWGVYVPKWRIKSEELARGWGRDWNRYAAGIMVEEKSVPGIDEDTFTIAYEASINALKRARIDASKLRAVYVGTESKPYAVKTTATMLIDALGAGGEGRLTTGADYEFACKAGTEAIQSILGLIGSGMIDYGLAVGADTAQGAPGDALEYTASAGGAAYILGPADRSVAVIEASLSHVTDTPDFWRRQHERYPAHTRAFTGEPAYFKHITTAAKELMTLMGTTPEDYDYAIFHQPNGKFPLRVGTRLGFTPDKIKPGLITPYIGNTYSGSALVGLAAVLDQAKPGQKILVVSFGSGAGSDAFHIEVKEGIEEVQGLAPKTMDYVSRKEYVDYTTYARYRRMIRMLHDFSAY